CGCCCCCTTGGCGTATTTTTCGACCGTCCCCGGCAAAATATTCATCGTCGGATAACTGAAATACCGCCCGACCTCTTTGAATTGCGGATACCGGTAGACGTGTTTGAGGGCCCCGTACTGCCAGAGTTGCCCGTTTTCGATATACCCCACATGGGAGGCCATGGACAGGGCGTCGACAGCTTCAGGCGTGGCATAAACCACCACGCCCCCTTTGCGCCGCAGGATTTCCTTCAATTCCCCGCGTAGCTCCTCTCTGAGCTTGTAGTCCAGATTGGCCAGCGGTTCGTCCAAAAAAATAAACTTGGCGTCCTTGGTCAGAGCGCGGGCGATGGCAGCGCGTTGTTTCTGACCGCCACTGACTTCTTCAGGATAGTGGCCCAGGATCTGACGGATCCCCAACAGATCGGCACTTTCATGGACACGTTTTTCGATCTCCCCTTTCGAGTATTTGCGCCGACTGACACGCAACGGCGAAGCAATATTTTCATACAGGGTCATGGAAGGGTAATTGACAAACTGCTGGTAGACCATGGCTACCGGCCGTTTCTGAACCGCAACATCGGTTACGTCCTGACCGTCATAATAGATCCGTCCTGAATCCGGGCGGTCAATACCACACATGATCCGCAGCAATGTCGTCTTGCCAGCGCCCAGCGGCCCCAGAAAGGTGACGAATTGCCCGTCTTCAATGCTGACACTGACATCCTTCAAGGCGAACGTCCCGCTAAAGGACTTCGATACCGACTCAACCACTATTCCCATGAAGTTCTCCTTCAAACCACCATCGCAAACCGCACACTTGGCCCCTGTTGCTTGTCAAACTCGAATTCGGAAAAATCTTTGCACCAACCGACTCCGGCATTGGGCGCCGGAATGGAAAACCTCCCAGCGCCGCCCAGACGCTTTATCCAGGCTGCAACAATTTCGGAAACGGGTCACGGGAACCGGACTGCTTCCTTGAACAGACTGCTGAAAAGCTCCTCATGACAGCAACGCTGAATATGTTCAAACTTGGACGTACGACCAAATACGAGGCGACCTTGAAATTTTTGGCGCCATCCATTGGAGACATTGAACGACCTGCGTTATAAGGAATTTTTCGTCTGGCAGTTATCCTGTGTGCGCGAAATGTTTGACCGCATGGGCGGCGGTAGTAATAGCCATACCGGCACCGGATTTTGTTCGCATCCAATCCTGATAGGCCAAAAGCGACCCCACTGCGTAGACATGTGTTCCCCAGGGCCTTCCAGCTTCGGACAAGGGGCGACACGCGGCATCGACCGCCACTCCGGAGCGGTTAATGGGGTGCCCTCTGAGATCAAGCATCTCCGAACGGTGCCAGTGGGCGCGAGAAGACGGGGCTATGACTGGCAGATCCAGTAGTGTTTCCCTGATTCGCTTGCGCTCCGCTCGCAACCCACCGCCGACGAACCGACCGGTGGCCAGGACCACTCCCCGTGCCCGCAATGTTTGCGCTCCCTCCTGCCCTTGCACCACGACTTCATACCCGTCTTCGATGGCGGAAACGTTCTGCGCCCTGTGATGGGGAATCATCTGCACGCCGCAGCTCTCTAGCGCGCTGGAAAACGTCTCTTTGAGCCGCAACCCGGGCACAGAAGGCGGCAGAGTCGGGGTTTCAAACACTGGACGTCCGAGCCGCTCACTGAGATCCCGGCACACCGCTGGACTGTCATGCACGCCCAACACAGCCGGAAAACCAACCGCCTCAACTCCTTCGCAAAGGGGCAGCACCGCTGCGGCCAGAGCCTCCCGGACAGCCGGCACCTCTAGAGAATGGGCCAGATGCTGTCCGTACAATTCGCTGCGCTGTAAGGTGCCAGGGAATTCGATCCGCGCCGCTCGCACCGTCGGCCACCTGGAGCAAAGCCGCCCGGCCATGTGATGCGAACTGTATTCCTTGAATCCGCGAAAATCGACCAGAAGGGCCGGTTGCTTGCGCTCCATGGACTGCACACCCGGCCACATGGTCTGTGGGACGCGAAACGTCGTCTTGACTGTCCCCGCCGGAGTCACCACGCGGCAATTACGCCGGGAAAATCCGGCATACGGCAGCCCGGCCTTGCTCAGAAAATCAGTCAGGCTCTCGACAGCTTCCACCGCCTTCTGAAAATCGGATAGGGCATACGGATGGTTGGGGTGGTGTCGCACAAGACGCTGCCACCCTAATTCAGGATTCGGCCACTGCCGGCCTTCCTCCGGAGGAAAAACCCCCAACACGTCCAGCAGACCACTGGCGAAAAGAAGTTCACCATCTGTGGCCCCGACCACTGCCGTGGCCAAGCCCTCACGGGCGGCAAAAACAGCTGCGGCGCAGCCGGCCAGACCGTTGCCGAGAATGAGAAGATCGAAACGGTTGGTACTCATGCCGACTCCCCTTCCAACCCGAGCAACCCGCAATGGATGGCTTCATTGAGTTCGGCCTGCACCTCTTGCGCTCCCCACAATACCGTCTGTTGCCCCTTCCACCGCTCCTGGAGAAAGATGCGCAATTGCCGCAAAACTTCGTCTGGTTCGACACCCTGTTCGTCCGCGAGAAACAGCATGGTCCGGAAACTGCAAAAACCACCCTGGCAGGCCCCCTTGCCCATCCGGCTTCGCAGTCCAATGGATTGAATATCAGGGCGGCGCATGCTCTTGCAGACTTCGCGCACGGCTTCCCGAGGCACCATCTCGCATTCGCACAGGAGGATATCTCCCTCTGTTTTCCGGGCCATCCAGTGTCGCGGGGCTTGGGCCGGCTCCGTCCAGGCCCCGGCCCCGGGTTCGGGATAGGCGACCTCTGCCGTGCGGCACGGCTCCTGGACACCGAGCTTGGCACAAACCAAGTCAGCCGTATGCTCGGCCATGAGACGAAAAGTGGTCAGCTTGCCCCCGGTGATGGTGGTCATGTTGTCCAGGCCGTCCCTCCTGTGGTCGATAAGGGCGAAACCGCGACTGGCCGTCCGGTCCGAGCCGCCTGATCCGGTGTCAAGCAACGGCCGGACGCCGGCATAGGCGCGCATGAAGCGCTCCTGTTCCAAACACGGCACTAGTGCCGCAGCCTCATCCACAACAAGATCGACTTCGGCCACGGTTGGTTCGATCCTCTCCAGGTCCTCAATCCGCACCGAGGTGGTCCCGACGATGGAGACCGTTCCGCCGGGGACAACGATATCCCCGTCACTGGGGGGACGGAGACGGTTCACCACCTCTCTGGTGACACGCCGCTGGGTCACCGCCAGCGTCCCTTTGGAAAA
The sequence above is drawn from the Desulfohalobium retbaense DSM 5692 genome and encodes:
- a CDS encoding ABC transporter ATP-binding protein, whose translation is MGIVVESVSKSFSGTFALKDVSVSIEDGQFVTFLGPLGAGKTTLLRIMCGIDRPDSGRIYYDGQDVTDVAVQKRPVAMVYQQFVNYPSMTLYENIASPLRVSRRKYSKGEIEKRVHESADLLGIRQILGHYPEEVSGGQKQRAAIARALTKDAKFIFLDEPLANLDYKLREELRGELKEILRRKGGVVVYATPEAVDALSMASHVGYIENGQLWQYGALKHVYRYPQFKEVGRYFSYPTMNILPGTVEKYAKGAALVLSDDLRVDVSRIADQLDQEVYQVGIRAYNISTSKEHAEMVPFQAEVELSEELGSDTELHVRHNGQTLVVLLQEFARHEIGQKVTLYLDSTRLFLFHPHTNELVLKTFQETTATSAAQEA
- the glpB gene encoding glycerol-3-phosphate dehydrogenase subunit GlpB; the encoded protein is MSTNRFDLLILGNGLAGCAAAVFAAREGLATAVVGATDGELLFASGLLDVLGVFPPEEGRQWPNPELGWQRLVRHHPNHPYALSDFQKAVEAVESLTDFLSKAGLPYAGFSRRNCRVVTPAGTVKTTFRVPQTMWPGVQSMERKQPALLVDFRGFKEYSSHHMAGRLCSRWPTVRAARIEFPGTLQRSELYGQHLAHSLEVPAVREALAAAVLPLCEGVEAVGFPAVLGVHDSPAVCRDLSERLGRPVFETPTLPPSVPGLRLKETFSSALESCGVQMIPHHRAQNVSAIEDGYEVVVQGQEGAQTLRARGVVLATGRFVGGGLRAERKRIRETLLDLPVIAPSSRAHWHRSEMLDLRGHPINRSGVAVDAACRPLSEAGRPWGTHVYAVGSLLAYQDWMRTKSGAGMAITTAAHAVKHFAHTG
- the glpA gene encoding anaerobic glycerol-3-phosphate dehydrogenase subunit GlpA, encoding MQTQVLIIGGGATGTGLLRDLALRGVSCVLVEQSDLNAGASGGNHGLLHSGGRYVGSDLQAARECFQEGRLLKKLAPHCIEDTGGLFVAVSGDALEYAATFPDLCAQAGIPIHSLTPKEALEREPALHPDVQAAYSVPDATIDPFQLCLENVAHAKQLGALFFRQTQVVGVDLDDKAIKRVRLWDRRDKQSWFIEAEQVVNAAGAWSGKVAALAGLGVSVRFSKGTLAVTQRRVTREVVNRLRPPSDGDIVVPGGTVSIVGTTSVRIEDLERIEPTVAEVDLVVDEAAALVPCLEQERFMRAYAGVRPLLDTGSGGSDRTASRGFALIDHRRDGLDNMTTITGGKLTTFRLMAEHTADLVCAKLGVQEPCRTAEVAYPEPGAGAWTEPAQAPRHWMARKTEGDILLCECEMVPREAVREVCKSMRRPDIQSIGLRSRMGKGACQGGFCSFRTMLFLADEQGVEPDEVLRQLRIFLQERWKGQQTVLWGAQEVQAELNEAIHCGLLGLEGESA